In Phyllobacterium zundukense, the following are encoded in one genomic region:
- a CDS encoding DUF2182 domain-containing protein: protein MTALEAILRRDRAVVALSIAVLTVIAWIHIVWFAHTMSIGDAVVTGMDMDNMAGMEMGGNASDLTMTSGWHLWTPIEFLVMFAMWVVMMAGMMTPSAAPMILLYARVGRQSELQGKPLAATGYFFAGYVFAWIGFALLATLAQWALENTLLLTPMMASASRFFSGILLIVIGLFQWTPLKDVCLRQCQAPLMFIQQHGGFRRDPFGSLSIGFRHGAYCVGCCWALMGLLFIGGVMNVLWIAAIAIYVLAEKIVPSGRWLSRLAGIGLGLTGLWVLGTAILS from the coding sequence ATGACCGCGCTCGAAGCCATCTTGCGGCGGGATCGCGCCGTCGTTGCCCTGTCCATTGCCGTACTGACGGTGATCGCGTGGATCCATATTGTTTGGTTCGCGCACACCATGAGCATCGGCGATGCTGTAGTAACTGGCATGGACATGGATAACATGGCAGGCATGGAAATGGGAGGGAATGCGTCCGATTTGACGATGACATCCGGCTGGCATTTATGGACGCCGATCGAGTTTCTCGTCATGTTCGCCATGTGGGTGGTGATGATGGCGGGTATGATGACGCCATCCGCCGCTCCTATGATACTGCTCTACGCAAGGGTTGGACGGCAAAGTGAATTGCAAGGTAAACCACTGGCCGCCACGGGATATTTCTTTGCGGGCTATGTGTTCGCATGGATCGGGTTCGCGCTACTGGCGACGCTCGCTCAATGGGCCCTCGAAAATACCTTGCTACTCACGCCCATGATGGCAAGCGCGAGCAGGTTTTTCAGCGGAATTCTGCTCATTGTCATCGGGCTCTTTCAATGGACGCCGCTGAAAGATGTATGCCTCCGGCAATGCCAGGCACCGCTCATGTTCATTCAACAGCATGGCGGGTTCCGGCGCGATCCGTTCGGCTCCCTGTCCATAGGTTTTCGCCATGGCGCTTATTGCGTTGGCTGCTGCTGGGCGCTCATGGGCCTGCTGTTCATCGGCGGGGTGATGAATGTGCTGTGGATCGCCGCCATTGCAATCTATGTCCTCGCCGAAAAGATTGTTCCGAGCGGCCGCTGGCTCTCCCGCCTGGCTGGCATAGGGCTGGGTCTGACCGGACTATGGGTGTTGGGAACGGCCATCCTTTCATAG
- a CDS encoding DUF1194 domain-containing protein, with translation MRLQWAVIASFCVLGGSLSADQYPMDVDVELVVAVDVSYSMDLDEQRVQREGYVHAFRSPEVVRAVLGGQLGKTAVTFVEWGGSAVQVVPWTVLDSSESAARFAEELRRQPIRRISFTSISNALAFARELIRTNRFRASRRVIDVSGDGPNNAGAPVLIARNAAIADGVTVDGLPIMLKTAPDSASIQTWMPTTRHVSSVEMGHSY, from the coding sequence ATGAGACTGCAATGGGCGGTTATTGCCTCCTTTTGTGTTCTAGGTGGGAGTCTTTCTGCCGATCAGTATCCGATGGACGTGGATGTCGAACTGGTTGTTGCCGTTGACGTCTCCTATTCGATGGATCTCGATGAGCAGCGAGTTCAACGGGAAGGTTATGTGCATGCCTTCCGTAGCCCTGAGGTCGTCAGGGCCGTACTCGGCGGACAGCTGGGGAAGACTGCGGTGACCTTCGTTGAGTGGGGTGGTTCAGCTGTTCAGGTTGTTCCGTGGACCGTGCTTGACAGTTCGGAGTCTGCCGCTCGATTTGCCGAAGAGCTGCGCCGGCAACCAATAAGACGGATATCCTTCACGTCGATCTCAAACGCGCTGGCGTTCGCGCGCGAGCTTATTCGAACCAATAGATTTCGAGCGAGCCGGCGCGTAATCGATGTTTCCGGCGATGGGCCCAACAATGCCGGGGCTCCGGTGCTGATCGCGCGCAATGCGGCTATCGCGGATGGAGTCACCGTCGATGGACTGCCGATCATGTTGAAGACCGCGCCGGATTCGGCATCGATCCAGACCTGGATGCCTACTACGAGGCATGTGTCATCGGTGGAAATGGGGCATTCTTATTGA
- a CDS encoding MBL fold metallo-hydrolase yields MPTNSLATNVKPEEKKPYFDAHYLAPEMVRLQASPLLIDTGQKRILVDTGLTSGTDWAAHAGRLNKTLAAAGIAADSISMVVLTHCHPDHIGGLVADPAKQFPNADLVLSETELDLWNSPDAASKLPKWAAESAPAVQKVFAALGDRVHPIKGGADVETGIAALDTAGHTQGHISLLVGSGSEQLLITGDAVTNIHFAFDHPEWQIMWDHDPDKGAKTRRALLDRAANDRLLVAGYHYPFPGVGHVVKEGMGFRWLPTDWVWDS; encoded by the coding sequence TTGCCAACAAACAGCTTGGCGACAAACGTCAAACCGGAAGAAAAGAAACCGTATTTCGACGCGCATTACCTCGCGCCTGAGATGGTTCGGCTTCAGGCCAGTCCGCTCCTGATTGACACCGGACAGAAGCGGATACTGGTCGACACCGGCCTTACTTCGGGCACGGATTGGGCCGCCCATGCCGGGCGATTGAACAAAACTCTTGCAGCAGCGGGCATCGCAGCGGACTCTATCAGTATGGTCGTACTCACCCACTGCCACCCCGATCATATAGGCGGGCTTGTTGCCGATCCGGCCAAGCAGTTTCCGAATGCGGACCTAGTCCTTTCGGAAACCGAACTGGACCTCTGGAATTCACCAGATGCGGCGTCCAAGCTGCCAAAATGGGCGGCCGAGAGCGCGCCCGCGGTGCAAAAGGTATTCGCGGCGCTTGGCGATCGTGTGCACCCGATCAAGGGAGGCGCTGACGTTGAGACGGGCATTGCGGCTCTCGACACCGCCGGACATACCCAAGGCCATATTTCTCTGCTGGTCGGTTCCGGAAGCGAGCAATTGCTGATCACGGGAGACGCCGTCACGAACATCCACTTTGCCTTCGACCATCCGGAATGGCAGATCATGTGGGATCATGACCCGGATAAGGGTGCGAAGACCCGCAGGGCGTTGTTGGACCGCGCTGCAAACGACAGGCTGTTGGTCGCTGGCTATCACTACCCGTTTCCTGGGGTCGGTCATGTGGTGAAGGAAGGTATGGGTTTTCGCTGGCTGCCGACGGACTGGGTTTGGGACAGTTGA
- a CDS encoding IS6 family transposase, protein MFKGRHFDQSVILLCVRWYLAYSLSLRDLKEMMAERGICIDHSTIHRWAVHFSPILLKRFNRRKRSVSAKWHMDESYIKVRGRWMYLYRAIDSVGDTVEFWFSEQRDLAAAKRFLNKALARHGRPDRIVIDGSQTNREAIVSCDMASRLQARSRRNLTPIRIRQSKYRNNRIEQDHRRIKRRVQLMLGFQTYASARATLSGIEMIHMMRKRQARYVYNPNPSLAEQFAILAAAI, encoded by the coding sequence ATGTTCAAGGGCCGGCATTTCGACCAGTCTGTGATCCTGCTGTGTGTGCGCTGGTATCTTGCTTATAGTTTGAGCCTTCGTGATCTGAAAGAGATGATGGCAGAGCGCGGCATCTGCATCGACCATTCGACCATTCATCGCTGGGCCGTGCATTTCTCGCCGATATTGCTGAAGCGATTCAATCGGCGCAAGCGTTCCGTCAGTGCCAAATGGCATATGGATGAATCCTATATCAAGGTGCGTGGTCGATGGATGTACCTGTATCGTGCTATCGACAGTGTCGGGGACACTGTCGAGTTCTGGTTCAGCGAGCAGCGTGACCTAGCGGCAGCCAAGCGCTTCCTGAACAAGGCGCTGGCCCGTCATGGCCGTCCTGATCGTATTGTCATCGACGGCAGCCAGACCAACAGGGAAGCGATCGTTTCGTGTGATATGGCAAGCCGTCTGCAAGCTCGCTCACGGCGAAATCTGACGCCGATCAGGATACGCCAGAGCAAATATCGGAACAATCGTATCGAACAGGACCATCGACGCATCAAGCGGCGAGTGCAACTCATGCTTGGATTTCAGACATATGCCAGCGCCAGAGCTACGCTGAGCGGTATCGAGATGATCCACATGATGCGCAAGAGACAGGCCAGATATGTTTACAATCCGAACCCAAGCCTGGCAGAACAGTTTGCCATCCTCGCCGCTGCCATATGA
- a CDS encoding ketopantoate reductase family protein produces MRIAVLGAGAVGGYFGARLAAGGADVTFVARGAHLAAIERDGLRVTSRRGDVHLRYVKAVDDISKVGEVDLVIVAVKLWDTEQAAAALKPLAEHGAAILSLQNGVHKDEVLRKHVPPGAVIGGLCYIAAVIGEPGTIRHDGTMQRIVFGEYDGTCSVRVEAFYHACIAGGIDADVSNEIERLIWEKYVFLVGLSATTTVIRQTVGPIRENPAARAFLLDLMNETVAVGRAKGVPLAPDFAEDRLAFCDTLPVSMTSSMYHDLVRGKRMELPWLSGGVAALGEKLGVPTPMNRAVARILSIYASGNTATSASGS; encoded by the coding sequence ATGCGTATTGCGGTTCTCGGAGCAGGGGCCGTCGGCGGCTATTTTGGGGCACGGCTCGCGGCCGGCGGTGCGGATGTAACCTTCGTTGCGCGCGGCGCTCATCTTGCGGCCATTGAAAGGGACGGGCTACGTGTAACCAGCCGGCGTGGTGACGTCCATCTGCGCTATGTCAAGGCGGTAGACGATATCAGCAAAGTCGGTGAGGTCGACCTTGTCATCGTCGCCGTGAAGCTATGGGACACGGAACAGGCGGCCGCCGCCCTCAAGCCATTGGCCGAACACGGCGCGGCCATCCTCTCCTTGCAGAACGGTGTTCACAAAGATGAGGTGCTGCGCAAGCACGTGCCACCCGGGGCGGTCATCGGCGGACTCTGCTATATCGCAGCCGTGATCGGCGAGCCGGGAACCATCCGGCACGACGGAACAATGCAACGCATCGTTTTCGGCGAATACGACGGAACCTGCTCGGTCCGGGTCGAAGCCTTTTATCACGCTTGTATCGCCGGCGGCATCGACGCCGACGTCAGCAACGAGATTGAACGGCTGATCTGGGAGAAATACGTCTTTCTCGTCGGACTGTCGGCAACGACGACGGTTATCCGTCAAACCGTTGGACCAATCCGGGAAAATCCCGCTGCCCGCGCCTTTCTGCTCGACCTCATGAACGAAACGGTTGCCGTCGGGCGGGCAAAGGGCGTGCCCCTCGCTCCAGACTTTGCCGAGGACCGGCTCGCCTTTTGCGATACACTCCCGGTTTCGATGACATCATCGATGTACCATGACCTTGTTCGCGGCAAGCGAATGGAGTTGCCGTGGCTGAGTGGCGGAGTCGCCGCCTTGGGAGAGAAACTGGGCGTACCGACACCCATGAACCGGGCGGTCGCGAGAATCCTGAGCATCTACGCATCCGGGAACACAGCGACGAGTGCGTCGGGTTCTTAG
- a CDS encoding amino acid ABC transporter ATP-binding protein, protein MLAASSVEMRKVNKYYGKFQALKDIDLSILPGKVTCLIGPSGSGKSTLLRCINFLEEYDSGEVRIDGQLIGYDAPNKKMSGRRLREMRRSIGMVFQQFNLWPHMTAKENVAEGLIRVRRMSKADADRRASEALAKVGLADKIASHPSRLSGGQQQRVAIARAIAMEPKLMLFDEPTSALDPELVGEVLSVMRTLAGEGMTMVVVTHEMGFAAHVADQVGFMEKGELVGVDSPDRILHRPEDARIQSFLRTYHERNSF, encoded by the coding sequence ATGCTTGCTGCGTCATCAGTCGAAATGCGCAAGGTCAACAAGTACTACGGCAAGTTTCAGGCGTTGAAAGACATCGATCTATCGATACTGCCGGGCAAGGTCACCTGTCTCATTGGCCCTTCGGGTTCGGGAAAGTCGACCCTCCTTCGCTGCATAAATTTCCTTGAGGAGTATGATTCCGGTGAAGTCCGCATTGACGGTCAGCTTATCGGCTATGATGCGCCTAACAAGAAGATGTCGGGCCGCAGGCTCCGCGAGATGCGCCGATCGATCGGCATGGTGTTCCAGCAGTTCAACCTCTGGCCGCACATGACCGCTAAAGAGAATGTGGCTGAGGGGTTGATCCGCGTGCGCCGAATGTCGAAAGCCGATGCGGATCGGCGTGCCAGCGAGGCGCTGGCCAAGGTTGGGCTGGCAGACAAGATCGCAAGCCATCCATCGCGGCTTTCCGGCGGTCAGCAACAGCGCGTTGCAATTGCCCGCGCAATCGCCATGGAACCCAAGCTGATGCTTTTCGATGAGCCGACATCCGCGCTTGACCCGGAGCTTGTGGGCGAGGTGCTGAGCGTCATGAGGACGTTGGCCGGCGAGGGGATGACGATGGTGGTTGTGACGCATGAAATGGGTTTCGCTGCCCATGTTGCCGATCAGGTGGGCTTCATGGAAAAAGGCGAACTGGTCGGCGTGGACAGCCCCGATCGCATCCTGCATCGTCCCGAGGACGCGCGTATTCAGTCGTTCCTGCGTACCTATCACGAGCGCAACAGCTTCTGA
- a CDS encoding amino acid ABC transporter permease, which translates to MEWSALQQYGPSLLKGFGNTILCWALGTVFGMALGLVIALIQRYAPRWVTWIVQAYIEVIRGTPFLVQLFVLYYGGPLVGLRLDALPAGLLGLTIYGSPYFAEIFRSGFRAVPDGQIEAARAIGMSESDIVRRILLPLGLVSALPALVNFSIILTKETVILSIITVPELLYQVQRMSAETFRYVEANLVLALFFWGLVETISRVGLRLEARITKHLIERT; encoded by the coding sequence ATGGAATGGAGCGCTCTGCAGCAATACGGCCCCTCGCTGCTGAAGGGCTTTGGCAATACCATCCTATGCTGGGCGCTTGGCACGGTCTTCGGCATGGCGCTTGGCCTCGTCATTGCGCTCATTCAACGCTATGCGCCACGCTGGGTGACATGGATCGTCCAGGCCTATATCGAAGTGATCCGCGGCACGCCCTTCCTCGTCCAGTTGTTCGTGCTCTACTATGGCGGCCCACTCGTCGGCCTGCGCCTTGACGCGCTGCCTGCAGGCCTGCTGGGTCTGACGATCTATGGCAGTCCCTACTTCGCGGAGATATTTCGTTCGGGCTTCCGCGCCGTACCCGATGGACAGATCGAGGCGGCCCGTGCGATCGGCATGTCCGAATCGGATATCGTGCGACGAATCCTACTGCCTCTGGGCCTGGTCTCTGCTCTGCCAGCGCTGGTAAACTTCTCGATTATCCTCACCAAGGAAACGGTCATTCTGTCGATTATAACGGTTCCCGAACTGCTGTATCAGGTGCAGCGCATGTCCGCCGAAACCTTCCGCTACGTGGAGGCAAACCTGGTACTGGCGTTGTTCTTCTGGGGCCTGGTCGAGACGATCTCGCGCGTCGGACTCAGATTGGAAGCGCGCATCACGAAACATCTGATCGAAAGGACGTAA
- a CDS encoding amino acid ABC transporter permease, whose translation MFSLAVFFQSFGPLFWAARYTLLISVLGIGLGVVIGTLICAARLSPYPPLRRFAAIWVSFLRGVPLLVQLLVFYYALPVIGLDVPAMVAAVVTVGICASAYISEIWRGAIAALPKGQAEAAVAIGMTPVDVWTRVILPQAVTLSLPALINELILLVKASSLVSVVGILEITRASQAQAATTFRPLEVYIAAACIYLLINLCLAALGRYLEHRTAV comes from the coding sequence ATGTTTTCCCTAGCGGTATTCTTTCAAAGCTTCGGGCCGTTGTTCTGGGCAGCGCGATATACACTGCTGATCTCGGTTCTGGGCATCGGGTTGGGTGTTGTGATTGGCACGCTGATTTGTGCCGCTCGCCTGTCGCCGTACCCGCCACTGCGCCGTTTTGCGGCCATTTGGGTCAGTTTCTTGCGCGGCGTGCCACTGCTGGTGCAATTGCTGGTGTTCTACTATGCCTTGCCGGTTATCGGCCTGGACGTGCCAGCAATGGTCGCCGCCGTGGTGACCGTGGGCATCTGCGCCAGCGCTTATATCTCCGAAATCTGGCGTGGCGCGATCGCGGCGTTACCGAAAGGACAAGCGGAGGCCGCGGTCGCCATCGGCATGACGCCCGTCGACGTATGGACCCGGGTTATCCTTCCACAAGCCGTGACGCTTTCGCTGCCGGCGTTGATCAATGAACTCATCTTGCTTGTGAAGGCGTCTTCGTTGGTTTCGGTCGTCGGGATTCTCGAAATCACTCGCGCCAGCCAAGCGCAGGCCGCCACCACCTTCCGTCCGCTTGAAGTCTATATAGCGGCGGCCTGCATCTATCTGCTGATCAATCTGTGCCTGGCGGCGCTGGGGCGTTATCTCGAACACAGGACGGCCGTCTGA
- a CDS encoding transporter substrate-binding domain-containing protein, whose protein sequence is MNIHMTVKGALLGLAALCLASAAGADQLADIKAAGKIVTATDMHYAPFDMLNNGTYEGMTKDLFDEVAKEIGAEPVYQDIPWTAELPGLEVKKFDIVIAPVTITPERLERYGFTLPIADATVSLLKAANNSELTKPEDIKGKTVGVQQGTAQFKQLEAYGQKLGGVTIKEYGTTDEAYADLAAGRLDAVAGSLPNLTYLVKSRPESFALFTPAQFGEPKYFAWVVRKNADSESFNKAINDAMIKMTDDGRVKAIQEKWLGSYTELPREVPAK, encoded by the coding sequence ATGAACATTCACATGACCGTCAAAGGCGCGCTTCTCGGCTTAGCCGCACTTTGTCTTGCCAGCGCCGCCGGGGCCGACCAGCTTGCGGATATCAAGGCGGCCGGCAAGATCGTCACTGCCACCGACATGCACTACGCGCCATTCGACATGTTGAACAACGGCACCTATGAGGGCATGACCAAGGACTTGTTCGATGAGGTTGCCAAGGAAATCGGGGCCGAGCCAGTGTATCAGGATATCCCCTGGACTGCCGAGCTGCCGGGACTTGAGGTCAAGAAGTTCGACATCGTGATCGCCCCGGTGACCATTACGCCGGAGCGGCTGGAGCGTTACGGCTTTACCTTGCCTATTGCTGATGCAACCGTCTCGCTGCTCAAGGCCGCGAACAACAGCGAACTTACCAAACCTGAAGACATCAAGGGCAAGACCGTCGGCGTCCAACAGGGCACCGCGCAGTTCAAGCAGCTTGAGGCCTATGGCCAGAAGCTGGGCGGTGTGACGATCAAGGAATACGGCACCACGGACGAAGCTTATGCCGATCTCGCCGCCGGCCGCCTAGATGCGGTCGCAGGGTCACTTCCAAACCTCACCTATCTTGTGAAGAGCCGCCCGGAGAGCTTTGCTCTCTTCACGCCAGCCCAGTTCGGTGAACCGAAATATTTCGCATGGGTGGTGCGCAAGAATGCAGATAGCGAAAGCTTCAACAAGGCCATCAACGATGCGATGATCAAGATGACCGACGACGGCCGCGTCAAGGCTATCCAGGAAAAGTGGCTGGGCAGCTATACCGAATTGCCCCGCGAAGTTCCGGCCAAATAA
- a CDS encoding B3/4 domain-containing protein: MFESPIIDERIRGIAPGFRAMSIHVDATLAKEGCIDQNFLANACDFVSAGGPSWADAHLASWADAYLQFGSKPNRTPCSAQALRKRVLKDGQIPTINPVVDLYNAVSLRYALPVGGENYNAYVGRAFLTIAQGDEVFETVMNGEALIETPTPGEVIWRDDAGVTCRRWNWRQGIRTRLEAATGRMWFVLESLETMPEDALAEASNTLVDGLTKLMPGCEVLTQRIVAV; this comes from the coding sequence ATGTTTGAATCTCCGATCATCGATGAACGGATAAGGGGCATTGCCCCTGGCTTCAGAGCGATGAGTATTCATGTTGATGCCACCCTCGCCAAGGAAGGATGCATCGACCAAAATTTCCTAGCAAATGCATGTGATTTCGTTTCGGCGGGCGGGCCATCGTGGGCGGACGCGCATTTGGCCAGTTGGGCCGATGCGTATCTGCAGTTTGGTTCGAAGCCAAACCGGACTCCGTGCTCCGCACAAGCGCTTAGAAAACGCGTCTTGAAAGACGGCCAAATTCCCACGATCAACCCTGTTGTCGATCTCTATAACGCCGTCAGCCTTAGGTACGCCCTTCCTGTAGGGGGTGAGAATTACAATGCGTATGTTGGACGTGCGTTCCTGACCATCGCCCAAGGAGACGAAGTTTTCGAAACGGTTATGAACGGCGAAGCACTAATCGAAACTCCAACGCCTGGGGAAGTCATCTGGCGGGACGATGCTGGCGTTACGTGCAGACGATGGAATTGGCGGCAGGGGATCCGCACGCGATTGGAAGCTGCGACAGGCCGAATGTGGTTTGTGTTGGAAAGCTTGGAGACTATGCCAGAAGATGCGCTGGCGGAAGCAAGCAACACGCTGGTCGACGGTTTGACGAAGCTCATGCCTGGCTGCGAGGTCCTGACACAGAGAATTGTTGCGGTGTAA
- a CDS encoding FMN-binding negative transcriptional regulator, which yields MYTPPAFAVDDTDELYEMIRQCRLANFITATPTGPMATPLPMLLDEKEGEKGVFYAHLARPNPQWRADVVGDALAVFMGPDAYVTPSWYASKAEHGKVVPTWNYTAVHASGPIEFFDDAERLLDVVKRLTDLHEGTRKMPWAVTDAPEAYIKAQLRGIVGLRMPIASLQGKRKMSQNRPEADRRGVRQGLATSSRDTDHTVAELIPI from the coding sequence ATGTACACCCCACCAGCCTTCGCAGTAGACGATACGGACGAACTTTATGAGATGATCCGGCAATGTCGCCTCGCCAACTTCATTACCGCGACACCAACCGGTCCGATGGCAACGCCCTTACCGATGTTGCTCGATGAAAAAGAGGGAGAGAAGGGTGTTTTTTATGCGCATCTCGCGCGACCAAATCCTCAGTGGCGAGCTGATGTCGTCGGCGATGCCCTTGCTGTTTTCATGGGTCCAGACGCCTATGTGACGCCTTCCTGGTACGCTTCCAAGGCTGAACATGGTAAGGTGGTGCCCACCTGGAATTACACCGCCGTTCACGCCAGTGGACCGATCGAGTTCTTCGATGATGCTGAACGGCTCCTCGATGTCGTAAAGCGCCTTACCGATCTGCATGAGGGAACGCGCAAAATGCCTTGGGCGGTTACGGACGCGCCGGAAGCTTATATCAAGGCCCAATTGCGGGGCATCGTTGGTCTCCGTATGCCAATCGCCTCCCTCCAGGGAAAACGTAAGATGAGCCAAAACCGACCTGAAGCTGATCGCAGAGGGGTGAGACAGGGGCTTGCCACGAGCAGTAGGGATACCGACCACACAGTTGCGGAATTGATCCCAATCTAA
- a CDS encoding PLP-dependent aminotransferase family protein, whose translation MVQFGEGSRRIGATRRIYLSLREQIESGVYKAGEKLPSSRSLAEELGVSRTTVTAAFDQLISEGYVQVRQGSKATVASSGQPTRVGHSLQMPSATHKLSDYALRAMALPSNTSVGLKPLKYDFRYGDIASADFPKLLWRRALNAALLTHRERLGYEHPAGNPDLRQALQGYLWRARGIGCEARQIIIVSGSQQALDLCARVLVNPGDQVIVEEPCYAMARNVMLAVGAKPITLTCDNDGMDTALLPDPGQIALACVTPSHQFPLGGVLSAGRRQTLIEWANAGNTYIIEDDYDGEYRYDVRPIPPLYLSGQDRVIYVGTVSKTLSPTLRLGYIVLPGPLVEPFTLCKQIADRHSSSFEQQALASMIETGAFERHVRKMRRRNAERRTAFLNAMKAAFGSEIEIVGTSAGLHVVVWFDRLRADDEERFAEFARKNDVGIYPVSRLFAAPTDLRAGFIFGYASMPVALIDKGVAKLFETFQPQAFRS comes from the coding sequence TTGGTCCAGTTTGGAGAGGGTTCACGGAGAATCGGCGCAACTCGTCGCATATATCTTTCCTTGCGCGAGCAAATTGAGTCCGGCGTCTACAAAGCAGGAGAGAAGCTTCCGTCGAGCCGCTCGCTGGCCGAAGAGCTTGGGGTGTCCAGGACGACGGTAACCGCTGCTTTCGATCAGTTGATCTCAGAGGGTTATGTTCAAGTTCGTCAAGGTTCGAAAGCCACGGTCGCGTCTTCCGGACAACCGACCCGCGTCGGCCATTCTCTGCAAATGCCAAGCGCGACCCATAAACTCTCCGACTATGCACTTCGCGCCATGGCGTTGCCCTCGAACACCAGCGTCGGACTGAAACCGCTGAAATACGACTTCCGATATGGCGATATCGCATCGGCAGACTTTCCAAAACTCCTCTGGCGGAGAGCCCTGAACGCAGCCCTTCTGACCCATCGTGAACGACTGGGCTATGAGCATCCCGCGGGCAATCCAGACCTTCGTCAGGCCTTGCAAGGTTATCTTTGGCGGGCCCGGGGGATAGGATGCGAGGCCAGACAGATCATCATTGTTAGCGGGTCTCAGCAGGCGCTGGACTTGTGCGCGAGGGTGCTCGTCAACCCCGGAGACCAGGTCATCGTTGAGGAACCATGCTATGCGATGGCTCGAAACGTCATGCTTGCCGTGGGTGCAAAACCAATCACCCTCACTTGCGACAATGATGGTATGGACACCGCGCTGCTTCCCGATCCCGGCCAGATCGCCCTCGCGTGCGTGACCCCAAGCCATCAGTTTCCGTTGGGAGGGGTTCTATCGGCCGGACGTCGCCAGACCTTGATTGAGTGGGCGAACGCAGGAAATACCTACATCATTGAGGACGATTACGATGGCGAATATCGATATGACGTTCGTCCAATTCCACCCCTATACCTGTCAGGTCAGGACCGGGTCATTTACGTCGGCACTGTATCCAAAACCCTGTCTCCGACTCTCCGGTTGGGATACATAGTCCTCCCTGGTCCACTGGTCGAACCTTTCACTCTGTGCAAGCAAATTGCTGACCGGCACAGTTCCAGCTTCGAGCAACAAGCCCTCGCGTCCATGATCGAGACAGGCGCATTTGAGCGGCATGTGCGGAAAATGAGGAGACGTAATGCCGAGAGACGAACCGCTTTCCTGAACGCAATGAAGGCCGCATTCGGCAGCGAGATCGAAATCGTCGGAACATCAGCGGGCCTTCACGTGGTGGTGTGGTTCGACCGGCTGCGTGCTGATGACGAAGAACGTTTCGCCGAGTTCGCAAGGAAGAATGATGTCGGAATTTATCCGGTTTCGCGTCTGTTTGCGGCTCCCACAGACCTGCGGGCTGGTTTTATTTTTGGATACGCTTCGATGCCCGTCGCACTTATCGACAAGGGTGTGGCCAAGCTATTTGAGACTTTCCAGCCGCAGGCATTCCGTTCGTGA